Proteins found in one Planctomycetes bacterium MalM25 genomic segment:
- a CDS encoding Transposase DDE domain protein: MRSINNGRVRSQISFLRQQFLQSEGLPFGEVLTNETLTRALDTIQHDWLDRIYTPLMTLRVFLWQVLSADHSCRAAVARLIAHRVSQGLKPCSAQTSAYCQARKRLPEEFFATTARATAAALDKGVKPEWLWKRRRVLIYDGSTVSMPDTPENQHAYPQPPQQAPGIGFPIARIAAFFSLSCGAVLDLDICSNSGKGHSELGMLRKMWGRLLAGDILLADRYLCAWKEIHLLKQRGVDMVTRLHHCRKADFRRGIRLAKGDHLVEWTKPAIRSMKWGNWKKLPGQITVRETRVLVEQDGFRSRSLIVVSTLLDSEEYTKQDLAELYRARWNCELDLRSLKETLPMDILRCKTPELVRKEIWAHLLAYNLIRTVMAQAAHKHSIEPRSISFKGAVQTLEAFHPVIELLSHRGAVFRRTLYDHLLDAIATHRVGDRPDRFEPRQRKRRPKKHVPMCKPRNVLKRQMAKRLA, translated from the coding sequence GTGCGAAGTATTAACAACGGACGCGTTCGGAGCCAGATCAGCTTTCTGCGCCAGCAGTTCTTGCAGTCGGAGGGGTTGCCCTTCGGTGAAGTGCTCACGAACGAGACGCTCACGCGAGCACTCGACACGATCCAGCACGACTGGCTCGATCGGATCTACACGCCGCTGATGACGCTGCGGGTCTTCTTGTGGCAGGTGCTCAGCGCCGACCACTCGTGCCGAGCGGCGGTCGCCCGGCTGATCGCCCACCGGGTGTCGCAGGGCTTGAAGCCTTGCTCCGCCCAGACGAGCGCTTACTGCCAAGCGAGGAAGCGATTGCCCGAGGAGTTCTTCGCGACCACGGCCCGCGCAACGGCCGCCGCGTTGGACAAGGGCGTGAAGCCCGAGTGGTTGTGGAAGCGGCGTCGCGTGCTGATCTACGACGGCTCGACCGTGTCGATGCCCGACACGCCGGAGAACCAGCACGCTTATCCGCAGCCCCCGCAGCAGGCCCCGGGGATCGGCTTCCCGATCGCGCGGATCGCGGCGTTCTTCTCGCTCTCTTGCGGAGCCGTGCTCGACTTGGACATCTGCAGCAACTCGGGCAAGGGGCACAGCGAGTTGGGCATGCTCCGCAAGATGTGGGGACGGCTGCTTGCGGGGGATATCCTGCTTGCCGATCGGTACCTGTGTGCGTGGAAAGAGATCCATCTCTTGAAGCAACGCGGCGTCGATATGGTCACGCGGTTGCACCACTGCCGGAAGGCCGACTTCCGGCGTGGGATACGCTTGGCGAAAGGCGATCACCTCGTTGAGTGGACCAAGCCCGCTATCCGCTCGATGAAGTGGGGCAACTGGAAGAAGCTGCCCGGCCAGATCACGGTTCGTGAGACGCGCGTCCTCGTTGAGCAAGATGGCTTCCGCAGCCGGAGCCTGATTGTCGTCTCGACCTTGTTGGATTCCGAGGAGTACACCAAGCAAGACCTCGCCGAGTTGTATCGCGCTCGTTGGAACTGCGAACTCGACCTGCGGTCGCTCAAAGAGACCCTGCCGATGGACATCCTGCGTTGCAAGACGCCCGAACTGGTGCGCAAGGAGATCTGGGCCCACCTGCTCGCCTACAACCTGATCCGCACCGTGATGGCCCAAGCGGCCCACAAGCATTCGATCGAGCCCCGCTCGATCAGCTTCAAGGGCGCCGTTCAAACGCTCGAAGCGTTCCATCCGGTGATCGAGTTGCTATCGCATCGCGGAGCCGTCTTCCGACGAACCCTCTACGACCACCTGCTCGACGCCATTGCCACCCACCGTGTCGGCGACCGACCCGACCGCTTCGAACCACGCCAGCGAAAGCGAAGACCCAAGAAACACGTCCCCATGTGCAAACCAAGGAACGTGCTCAAACGTCAAATGGCTAAACGACTTGCGTAG
- the rpoA_1 gene encoding DNA-directed RNA polymerase subunit alpha yields the protein MTTRIPVDKAQAASDDMQRRLEMSTAEIGLAVRTTNCLEEKGVFTVSDLLQCQPEDLLSISNFGEKTLEEVYKALEGVGFYRPGRQRPIEEEAPLARRAK from the coding sequence ATGACGACCCGTATTCCGGTCGATAAGGCCCAGGCCGCCAGCGACGACATGCAGCGTCGCCTTGAGATGAGCACGGCGGAGATTGGTCTGGCCGTTCGCACGACGAACTGCCTCGAAGAGAAGGGCGTCTTCACGGTGAGCGATCTTCTCCAGTGCCAGCCAGAGGATCTGCTCAGCATCTCGAACTTCGGCGAGAAGACGCTCGAGGAGGTCTACAAGGCGCTCGAAGGGGTCGGCTTCTACCGCCCCGGTCGCCAGCGCCCCATCGAAGAGGAAGCCCCGCTCGCCCGCCGAGCAAAGTGA